TCGAGGAGACCGTCCTCAAGAACAACCTGGAGGCCGCCGAGGAGATCACCCGCCAGTTGCGGCTACGCGACATGGGCGGGATCATCGTCATCGACTTCGTCGACATGATCGTGCCGGCCAACCGTGACGAAGTGCTCAAGCGGTTCAAGCGTGAGCTCGCGCGCGACAAGACCAAGTCGCGGGTGATGGAGATCTCCAAGCTCGGCCTCGTGCAGATGACGCGCAAGAACGTCAGTCAGGGGCTCACCGAGACGTTCACCAAGACGTGCGACTGCTGCGAAGGGCGGGGCGCGCAGATCGTCGACAAGGCGCTCAAGCGCTGACAGCCCGGTTCTGATGCCGTCGAACGCCCGACAGCATCAGAACACGAACGGGTTCCAGGGCGGGTGGCGGGAGACCAGCAGCACGGCGAGCCGGTCGAGCACGTCGGGCCGATGCGCCTCGATCAGCCCGGCGCGGGCGAGCTCGTACGGCGAGATGCCGCCCAGCGACAGGCTGCCCAGCTCGCGGACGTCGAGCGCCGCGTCCGCGGCCTCGTCGGTGGGCGTGCACTGCAGCGCCCCACCGTCGCCGGCCAGCTTCCACCTACGCGTGTTCCACGGACAGAACGTGTCGGCGACGTCCAGCACCACCGCCGTGTCCGCGGTGGTGCCACGCTGTGACAGCGCGGCGCCCACGTCGACCAGGCGGATGTAGCACGACGTGCCGTCGGTGATCACCAGCCTGTGTCGCTCGGCCAGCCACCACGGCAGCGGATCGTCGACGGGACGCATGTGCGCCTCGAGGTGCTGCACCAGGTCGAGGCCGCACACGTAGCTCCACAGCTGACGCCAGGCGTCGCTGTCGGTGGCCATGCAGCGTTCGACCTGCACGGTGCCATCGGGGCCCGCGTCGCCCCAGCCGCGCCTGATCCGGTAGACGACGAACCCGCGGTCGCCGCACGTCACCACCTGACGCGCCGAGCCACCGCTGCGCACCCCGGGCGGGTCGTGCTCGAGGTACAGCCGCCACTTGTCCTCGGCGAACGACATCATGCCGGGCACGTCGGTGCGCATCCGTTCGTACACGTCGCTCAGCAACGGCGCGGCGTCGGCGACGTCCACCAGCGCGACCCCGGTTGGCACGACGGGCTCGGTGAACCGCCGCCATGGCCCGTCGAGCCGGAACGTCTGGCACCGCGACGCGACGCCGTACCCGAAGCGCCCGTAGATGCCGGCCTCCGACGCGTACAACGCCGCCCACGGTGTCCCCGCGGCGTGCAGGTCGTCGAGCTGGCGCCGCATCAGGGACCGCAGGACGCCCCGCCGCCGGTGGGTGGGAGCCACGCCGACGGAGGTCACGCCGGCGCAGCTCACCGGATCGGCGCCGGGCACGCTCATCGTGTAGTCGAGCACCGTGGTCGTGCCGATGATGCGGTCGCCATCGCGAGCGGCAAGCGAACGCGCGGGATCGTCGAGCTCCATCGCGATGAGGTGCGCGATCTCGTCGTCGTCGAGCGTCTCGCCGAACGACAGCCCGGTGGCGCGCACGAACGCGTCCCGGTCGCCAGCGCCGATCGGGCCGATGGAGTACCGGTCGTCGGACGCGGACATCTGCTACCTCGCGTTGGCGCTGTGGGGCATGGGAGCATACAGTGGTGCCCGCACGTCCGCGCGTGCTCGTCGTGGCGAGCCCGCAGTAACCTCTGGCCGGTGCAGCTCACCCGCGATCGGGACACGATCAACCCGCGTCCGCCCGACGCCCGGACCGCTCGACTCCGACGCGGCGACGGCCGTCCTCGGCCGGGTCCGCCCAGGCACGCAGCAATCCAGGATCACAGGAGCACACCATGCAGGCTGTCATCGCGACCGGCGGTAAGCAATACCGCGTCGCCGTCGGTGACGAGGTCGAGGTCGAGCGGCTGACCGCCGCCGACGACGGCACGGTCACCCTGACGCCGGTCATGGTCGTCGGCGACGACGGCGAGGTCAGCGCCACGCCCGATGCGCTCGACGGTGCGTCGGTCACCGCGACGGTCCTCGAGGACACGCGCGGTCCCAAGCTGACCGTGTTCATGTACCGCAACAAGACCGGCTACCGGCGGAAGACGGGTCATCGTCAGCAGCGGTCGCGCATCCGCATCGACGCGATCGACGTCTAGGAAGGATCGGCCATGGCACACAAGAAGGGCGGCGGCTCCTCGAACAACGGCCGTGACTCCAATCCGAAGATGCTGGGGGTCAAGCGGTACGGCGGCCAGGTCGTGACCGCAGGGTCGATCATCGTCCGTCAGCGCGGCACCAGGATCCACCCCGGCCGCAACGTCGGGCGCGGCAAGGACGATACGCTGTTCGCGCTGGCTGATGGCACGGTGTCGTTCCGCACCTCGGGATCGCGCAAGTACGCCGAGGTCGAGACCGTCTGACCACCCCCGGCGTCACCGATGCGCAGGCGGTGGCGATCAGCGTCGAACCACCGTCGGGTAGCAACGTGCCACCGGGCCGATCGTCGCGCAGGCACGCTGGAGTGAGCCTGCCGCCACACCAAGGGCGACCACCCCGTCCCGGTGTGCTATGCATGGCTGATGTTCGTCGACCAGGTCCGCATCGAGGTGCGTGGTGGTCGCGGTGGCGACGGTGTCACCGCGTTCGCCCGGCAGCCGTTCGAACCGTACGGTCCTCCCAGTGGAGGCGATGGCGGTACGGGCGGCAGCGTGATTGTCATCGCCGACCCCGACGTGGCGACGCTGGTCGACTACCACCACCGACCCCATCGCGCCGCTGACCGCGGGCGGCACGGTGAGGGCGACCGCAGACGCGGGGCCGACGGTGACGACGTGCTGCTCGCGGTGCCGGTCGGGACGGTGGTCACGACCGAGGACGGCGATCTGCTGGGCGATCTCGCCAGGCCGGGTGACCGTGTCGTCGCCGCGCGCGGGGGACGTGGAGGACGCGGCAACGCAGCGCTGCGCACCCGTCAGCGCCGGTCGCCGAAGTTCCACGAGCGTGGCGAGCCCGGCGAACGGCGGTGGGTGCAGCTCGAGCTCAAACTGGTCACCGACGTGGCGCTGGTCGGGTTCCCGAATGCCGGCAAGTCGTCACTGATCGCCCGGCTGTCGGCCGCCCGGCCCAAGATCGCCGACTACCCGTTCACGACGCTGACGCCCAACCTCGGCGTGGTGGTCGGTGACGACATCGACCTCGTCGTCGCCGACGTCCCCGGCCTGATCGCCGGCGCCAGCGACGGCCGCGGGCTCGGCCACCAGTTCCTGCGACACGTCGAACGGGCTCGCGTGCTGGTGCACGTGCTCGACTGCGCGAGCTACGAGCAGCGTGACCCCCGTGACGACCTGCGCACCGTGCTGGCTGAGCTCGATGCGTACGACCGCGACCAGCACGGCGGCCTGCACTTCGCCGACCGTCCGGCGCTGGTGGTCCTGAACAAGGTCGACGCCGATCGCGATACGGCCGAGATCGTGCGTGACGACCTGATCGACGACGGCTGGGAGGTCATCGAGACCAGCGCGGTGACCGGCGAGGGGGTCGACACCCTGCGCTGGCGGCTGGTCGAGCTCGTCGCCGCCTCGCGACGCGTCGATCCCGCGCCGGTGGCCGCCAGCGACGTTCCCGCGCCGGTGCTGCGCCCGATCCAGGCGCCGCCGTCGGTGCGCGTCGACCGTGTCGACGGTGGTTGGCGGGTCGACGCGTCACATGTCGAACGGTGGGTCCGGATGAGCGACCTGGACAACGCCGAGGCGGTGCGATACTTGCAGGAGCGGATGGAGCGTGCGGGCGTCGAGCGGGCGCTCGCGGACGCCGGCGCGCAACCCGGCGACGACGTGCTCATCGCCGATCACGTGTTCACGTTCGAGCCCGCCCCCACACCCGACGATCCGATGCCGGCAGAGGACGACTGATCCGCCGTGGAGCGCTTCTCGCGACCCTCGCTCGTCGTGGTCAAGGTCGGCTCGAACAGCCTGCGGGGTGACGACGGCGGACTCGACGGCGCCTATGTCGTCGACCTCGTCACGCAACTCGCCAAGCTGGTCGGCAGCGGCGTCCGCGTCGTGCTGGTGTCCAGCGGTGCGGTCGCGGCGGGGCTCGGCCCGCTGCGGATGCGCACGCGTCCGCCCGACCTGCCCGGCCTGCAGGCCGCGGCCAGCGTGGGACAGGGCCTGCTGCTGCACCGCTACCAGGCGGCCTTCGCCACCCACGACATGGCGTGCGGGCAGGTGCTCCTGATGGCGGGTGACATGGTCGACCGCCGCCGCTACCTCAACGCGCGCAACACCTTCGAGCGCCTGCTCGACCTCGGCGCCGTGCCCGTGGTCAACGAGAACGACACCGTGGCGACAGAGGAACTGCGCGTCGGCGACAACGACCGCCTGGCTGCGCTGGTCGCCAGCATGCTGGGGGCCGATCTGCTGGTCCTGCTGTCCGACGTCGACGGCCTGTACCCCCTGGATCCGGTGCAGGCGCGCGATGCGGTGCCGCTGGACCGCGTCGACGACCTCGCCGACCTCGACGGCTCGGTCATCGGCCGCAGCAGGTCGGGTGTGGGGACCGGGGGGATGATGACCAAGCTCGACGCGGTCCGCATCGCCACCCTGGGCGCCGCCCACGTCGTGATCGCCAATGCGCGGCGCCCCGACGTCGTCGCCGAGGTCGTCTCGGGTGCCCCGGCCGGCACGTGGTTCCCGGCCCGCGACCGTCCGGAACGACGCAAGCTGTGGATCGCCTTCGCCACGTCACCGCAGGGCTCGCTGGTCGTCGACCACGGCGCGGCCCGCGCGCTCACCGAACGCGGATCGTCCCTGCTGGCGGTCGGCATCACCGATGTCCACGGCAGCTTCGCCCCGGGTGCGGCGGTCAACGTCGTCGGTCCCGACCACCAGCTGATCGCCCGTGGACTGGTCACGTTCGACGCCGCCGACGTGCGTGACATGCTGGGCCGGCCGACGAGCGACCTGCTGCCCGAGCACCGCCGTGCCGTCGTGCACCGCGACTCCCTGGTGGTGCTGGCCTGACGCCGCACCGTCAGGCCCCGCCGCCGCCCGTCGCGTCATCCGCGTCGCCGGCCGGTCGGGACCGCCGCGGACGCAGACGACCCGCGGGCCGCGCGGCGGTCGGCGTCCAGCGCAGGCCCGGCGCGCGGTCCGTGCCTCCGTAGTCGCCGAAGAACGTCAGCACGGCAGCCATGTTGGGTTGCACCAAGTACAGGCCGATGGCGCCGAAGGCGGCACCGGCGAGCAGGATCACCGCCACGATCCCCAACGTTCCGTTCTCACCCGCGACCGCGCCGAGCAGCGCGGTCGCGGCCAGCAGGCCGGTCGCGATGATCACGACGGCCGGCAGGATCCCACCCGGCGCACGGCCCCGTCGTTCGTTCGCGGTCCGCGCCTGGTTCTCGATCACAACGCTCATTCCGGGTCACCTATGGCCGACGGCGTCGCAGGTGGGTGGGCACGTTGTGAGTGGGCGGCCGAGGTCGCGGGCAGACGCTCTCGGGCGGGCGTCAGCCTCTGGTCGGGAACGGCGGGGGAGCACTCGCACGCTCCCAAAGCTGCTGGTCGGCCGCCTGCAGCACCATCTGGCCGAGCATCTGGGGCGAGACCTCGAGCAATCGCCACAGCTCGATCGTGTTGCCCACATCGGTCGTCCAGCGCGCGAGCACCTCGTCATCGTCCCGGTCGAGCTCGATGAACAGCGTGCGCGCGGGGCGCAGCTGCCGGGTCGAGATCTTTGCGATGTACTCCTCACCCGATGACGTCCATCCCGTGCGCACCACGAA
This genomic window from Euzebyales bacterium contains:
- the proB gene encoding glutamate 5-kinase, which translates into the protein MERFSRPSLVVVKVGSNSLRGDDGGLDGAYVVDLVTQLAKLVGSGVRVVLVSSGAVAAGLGPLRMRTRPPDLPGLQAAASVGQGLLLHRYQAAFATHDMACGQVLLMAGDMVDRRRYLNARNTFERLLDLGAVPVVNENDTVATEELRVGDNDRLAALVASMLGADLLVLLSDVDGLYPLDPVQARDAVPLDRVDDLADLDGSVIGRSRSGVGTGGMMTKLDAVRIATLGAAHVVIANARRPDVVAEVVSGAPAGTWFPARDRPERRKLWIAFATSPQGSLVVDHGAARALTERGSSLLAVGITDVHGSFAPGAAVNVVGPDHQLIARGLVTFDAADVRDMLGRPTSDLLPEHRRAVVHRDSLVVLA
- the obgE gene encoding GTPase ObgE, yielding MFVDQVRIEVRGGRGGDGVTAFARQPFEPYGPPSGGDGGTGGSVIVIADPDVATLVDYHHRPHRAADRGRHGEGDRRRGADGDDVLLAVPVGTVVTTEDGDLLGDLARPGDRVVAARGGRGGRGNAALRTRQRRSPKFHERGEPGERRWVQLELKLVTDVALVGFPNAGKSSLIARLSAARPKIADYPFTTLTPNLGVVVGDDIDLVVADVPGLIAGASDGRGLGHQFLRHVERARVLVHVLDCASYEQRDPRDDLRTVLAELDAYDRDQHGGLHFADRPALVVLNKVDADRDTAEIVRDDLIDDGWEVIETSAVTGEGVDTLRWRLVELVAASRRVDPAPVAASDVPAPVLRPIQAPPSVRVDRVDGGWRVDASHVERWVRMSDLDNAEAVRYLQERMERAGVERALADAGAQPGDDVLIADHVFTFEPAPTPDDPMPAEDD
- a CDS encoding GNAT family N-acetyltransferase; this translates as MSASDDRYSIGPIGAGDRDAFVRATGLSFGETLDDDEIAHLIAMELDDPARSLAARDGDRIIGTTTVLDYTMSVPGADPVSCAGVTSVGVAPTHRRRGVLRSLMRRQLDDLHAAGTPWAALYASEAGIYGRFGYGVASRCQTFRLDGPWRRFTEPVVPTGVALVDVADAAPLLSDVYERMRTDVPGMMSFAEDKWRLYLEHDPPGVRSGGSARQVVTCGDRGFVVYRIRRGWGDAGPDGTVQVERCMATDSDAWRQLWSYVCGLDLVQHLEAHMRPVDDPLPWWLAERHRLVITDGTSCYIRLVDVGAALSQRGTTADTAVVLDVADTFCPWNTRRWKLAGDGGALQCTPTDEAADAALDVRELGSLSLGGISPYELARAGLIEAHRPDVLDRLAVLLVSRHPPWNPFVF
- the rplU gene encoding 50S ribosomal protein L21, whose translation is MQAVIATGGKQYRVAVGDEVEVERLTAADDGTVTLTPVMVVGDDGEVSATPDALDGASVTATVLEDTRGPKLTVFMYRNKTGYRRKTGHRQQRSRIRIDAIDV
- the rpmA gene encoding 50S ribosomal protein L27, with the protein product MAHKKGGGSSNNGRDSNPKMLGVKRYGGQVVTAGSIIVRQRGTRIHPGRNVGRGKDDTLFALADGTVSFRTSGSRKYAEVETV